A genomic segment from Syntrophotalea acetylenivorans encodes:
- a CDS encoding response regulator transcription factor, with protein sequence MRILLVEDDVRTAQFIKKGFTQAGFAVDCAADGMEGLFMAEDGLYDVAVIDIMLPKLDGLTLIERLRKQRINTPILVLSAKNTVDDRVLGLQTGGDDYLVKPFAFTELLTRVQALLRRSQAREEPTTLTVSDLTLDIVKRKVFRGEMEIELQQREFSLLEYLMRNEGRVVSKTMIMEHVWDYNFDPESNVVESRICRLRDKVDLPRFRKLIHTVRGAGYLLEDKK encoded by the coding sequence ATGCGAATACTACTTGTAGAAGATGATGTGCGAACGGCACAGTTCATCAAAAAAGGGTTCACCCAGGCAGGGTTTGCGGTAGACTGTGCCGCCGACGGTATGGAAGGCCTGTTTATGGCCGAGGACGGACTTTATGACGTTGCCGTGATCGATATCATGTTACCCAAACTCGACGGCTTGACGCTCATCGAGCGTCTTCGCAAGCAACGGATCAATACCCCGATTCTTGTTCTGAGCGCAAAAAACACCGTTGATGACCGGGTTCTCGGTTTACAAACCGGCGGCGACGACTATCTGGTCAAACCCTTCGCCTTCACAGAACTATTGACCCGCGTCCAGGCCTTGTTGCGGCGAAGTCAGGCCCGGGAAGAGCCGACGACCTTGACAGTATCTGACCTGACCCTGGATATTGTGAAACGCAAGGTTTTCCGAGGGGAAATGGAAATCGAACTGCAACAACGTGAATTTTCACTGTTGGAATATCTTATGCGGAACGAGGGGCGGGTCGTTTCAAAGACGATGATTATGGAACACGTTTGGGATTATAATTTTGATCCGGAAAGCAATGTCGTCGAATCCCGCATCTGTCGCTTGCGGGACAAGGTCGACCTGCCGCGATTTCGTAAATTGATTCACACCGTACGGGGAGCAGGCTATCTCCTTGAGGATAAAAAATAG
- a CDS encoding sensor histidine kinase, which produces MFRTLPARLTFLYTLLFAILSLAVFETIDNNLETNLLQRVDTELSGDGRECVEIYQENGLEGLAREVFLETEGEGDEHVFIRVYSPEFKVVSSSDLSRWQGLPAHTRELEIHRSERFQTIYLPGNRDRVRIFFQELGDGHLIQFGKILSEDEQLLKDFRGVFYLSFAIMLMVGILIGFYVAKNALSGIQRVRHGADQMSRGDLSQRIVLDGGSEEIKNLTHSFNRMQDRIQSLIGELHDVTNNVAHDLRSPVTRMRGLAETTLTGDQSLEEYRDMAGAVVEESDRLVGIINVMLEIAETDAGLRPPAQKPVDIKEIIQDVAELYSSVAQDKGISLTTKIPEIDLIVYGDRSCLQRALANLLDNAIKFTQQGGQVVVSAHTENQHLVVKVVDNGPGIPKDDLVRIYDRFFRGDQSRSTPGNGLGLTLVQSIVHAHGGEISVDSSTDQGTQAKISLPMH; this is translated from the coding sequence ATGTTTCGTACCCTTCCTGCTCGTCTAACCTTTCTATATACCCTCCTCTTTGCCATCTTGTCGCTGGCTGTTTTCGAGACGATCGACAACAATCTGGAAACCAACCTGCTGCAAAGAGTCGATACCGAACTCAGCGGCGATGGCCGTGAGTGCGTGGAGATTTATCAGGAGAATGGACTCGAAGGCCTTGCGCGGGAAGTGTTTCTCGAGACGGAAGGCGAAGGGGACGAGCATGTTTTTATCCGCGTCTATTCGCCCGAATTCAAAGTAGTTTCCTCCTCCGATCTCAGCCGTTGGCAGGGGTTGCCAGCGCATACCCGAGAACTGGAGATACACCGCAGCGAACGCTTCCAGACCATCTACCTGCCCGGGAATCGGGACCGGGTGCGAATATTTTTTCAGGAACTTGGGGACGGTCATCTTATTCAGTTCGGCAAGATTCTCAGCGAGGACGAACAGCTCCTCAAAGACTTTCGCGGGGTGTTTTACCTCTCTTTTGCGATTATGCTCATGGTCGGCATTCTCATCGGCTTTTATGTGGCAAAGAATGCCCTTAGCGGCATTCAACGTGTCCGGCACGGTGCCGACCAGATGAGCCGGGGCGATTTGTCGCAACGCATCGTCCTGGATGGTGGCAGTGAAGAGATCAAGAATCTTACCCACTCCTTCAATCGCATGCAGGACCGGATTCAGTCTCTTATCGGTGAGCTGCATGACGTAACCAATAACGTAGCCCATGACCTGCGAAGTCCGGTGACACGCATGCGCGGCCTGGCAGAAACAACGCTGACGGGCGACCAGAGTCTTGAAGAATATCGGGACATGGCAGGGGCCGTTGTTGAAGAGAGTGACCGTCTGGTTGGCATAATCAACGTTATGCTCGAAATCGCCGAAACCGATGCAGGCCTGCGCCCACCTGCCCAAAAGCCTGTCGATATAAAAGAAATAATTCAGGACGTGGCAGAACTTTATTCCTCGGTCGCACAGGATAAGGGGATATCCTTAACCACAAAAATCCCTGAGATTGACCTCATTGTGTATGGCGATCGGAGTTGTCTGCAAAGGGCACTCGCCAATCTGCTAGACAATGCGATAAAGTTCACCCAGCAAGGCGGACAAGTGGTGGTTTCTGCACATACCGAAAATCAACACCTTGTTGTTAAGGTCGTTGACAATGGACCTGGCATCCCCAAAGACGACTTGGTCCGTATCTATGATCGGTTTTTCCGGGGGGATCAAAGTCGTTCAACACCAGGAAACGGCCTTGGCCTGACTCTGGTCCAGTCGATTGTTCACGCCCACGGCGGAGAGATTTCCGTTGACAGTTCAACCGATCAAGGTACACAGGCAAAAATCTCTCTACCAATGCATTAA
- a CDS encoding IS3 family transposase (programmed frameshift) produces MDTAESKRKRRTQRDYTMGFKLQVVAAVEKGDMTYKQAQKIYGIQGRSTVLKWLRKHGRLDWTQPVRMTMPKSPKAKESPAQKIKRLERELEDERLRNLLLNEVVDILDAEHGTGLRKKYIAKARRLQKQKGLSLSRACKLLGITRQAVYQREKRSEQRSIELAPVKSMVMEVRRFMPRLGTRKLYFLLKPMFVEQGIKLGRDAFFDYLRAHQLLVTPIKRYTKTTHSKHWMKKYPNRLGSQEISCAEQAFVSDITYVETDEGVHYLSLVTDAYSRKIMGYEVSDNMRADRVVKALRRAAKQRQTSRALIHHSDRGLQYCSAIYQQELKRHGMTPSMTDGYDCYQNALAERVNGILKQEFLITKCRTLSELKGLVRESVDTYNRLRPHLSLDMKTPEEVHKKATSAREVA; encoded by the exons ATGGACACAGCAGAAAGTAAGCGGAAGAGACGTACTCAACGTGATTACACCATGGGCTTTAAATTGCAGGTGGTTGCTGCCGTAGAAAAAGGCGACATGACCTACAAGCAGGCTCAGAAGATTTATGGCATCCAGGGCCGCTCGACAGTGTTAAAATGGTTGCGAAAACACGGAAGGCTGGATTGGACCCAACCTGTGAGGATGACCATGCCCAAATCTCCCAAAGCCAAAGAAAGTCCCGCACAGAAAATCAAGCGACTCGAGCGCGAACTTGAGGATGAACGTCTTCGCAATCTGTTGTTGAATGAAGTGGTGGATATCCTGGATGCAGAGCACGGAACGGGACTGCGAAAAAAGTATATTGCCAAG GCGAGACGCCTTCAAAAACAAAAAGGGCTGAGTCTAAGCCGCGCTTGTAAGCTCCTTGGCATCACCCGGCAAGCCGTTTATCAAAGAGAAAAACGCAGTGAGCAGCGCAGCATAGAGTTGGCACCCGTCAAGTCAATGGTGATGGAGGTCAGACGGTTTATGCCGCGGCTTGGTACGCGCAAACTGTATTTTTTGTTGAAACCCATGTTTGTTGAGCAGGGAATAAAGTTGGGGCGTGACGCTTTTTTTGACTATTTGAGAGCGCATCAACTGCTGGTGACACCGATCAAGCGCTACACAAAAACGACGCACAGCAAACATTGGATGAAGAAATACCCGAATCGTTTAGGCAGTCAAGAGATCAGCTGTGCCGAACAAGCCTTTGTGAGCGATATTACCTACGTTGAAACGGATGAAGGTGTTCACTATCTATCATTGGTCACAGATGCCTATAGCCGCAAAATCATGGGTTATGAAGTCAGTGACAATATGCGTGCTGACAGGGTCGTAAAAGCTTTACGTCGGGCAGCTAAGCAACGACAGACAAGCCGAGCGTTAATACACCATTCAGACCGAGGTCTACAATATTGTTCAGCGATCTACCAGCAAGAGCTAAAGCGTCATGGTATGACGCCGTCAATGACAGATGGCTATGATTGTTATCAGAACGCTTTGGCCGAGAGGGTAAATGGTATTTTGAAGCAGGAGTTTCTGATCACCAAGTGCCGGACTTTGAGTGAGTTGAAGGGTTTGGTGCGGGAATCCGTCGATACCTACAATCGTCTGAGGCCACACCTCAGCTTAGACATGAAAACACCAGAAGAAGTACATAAGAAAGCCACCTCCGCAAGGGAGGTGGCTTGA
- a CDS encoding DUF4010 domain-containing protein yields MLGRDRRKTPRNDGPAPDTKNPVELPQALFFGLLYAAVILAVSAAKDYLGDRGVYIVALISGLTDVDAITLSNARLVQQGVLGASQAHISILIALVSNLCFKLGLVGFFSTRQMFRWTLCCFVCLALPALLILI; encoded by the coding sequence ATTTTAGGACGTGACAGGCGAAAAACCCCCCGCAACGATGGGCCGGCACCAGACACCAAGAACCCTGTGGAACTGCCTCAGGCCCTGTTTTTCGGTCTGCTCTACGCCGCGGTCATCCTCGCCGTTTCCGCAGCGAAAGATTATTTAGGCGACCGCGGAGTCTATATCGTCGCTCTGATTTCCGGCCTGACCGATGTCGATGCCATCACCCTGTCCAATGCGCGCCTGGTTCAACAGGGGGTATTGGGAGCATCCCAAGCCCACATCAGCATCCTCATCGCCCTCGTCTCCAACCTCTGCTTCAAGCTCGGCCTGGTCGGATTTTTCAGCACCCGACAGATGTTCCGCTGGACCCTGTGCTGTTTCGTCTGCCTTGCCCTTCCCGCCCTGCTGATTCTCATCTAG
- a CDS encoding Flp family type IVb pilin has product MKFRWRSEEGASAVEYAVLLALIILVAMLSITNLGTKVSNTYEPLANALPGDGGGSGGSGGSGGSGGSGGSGGSGGSGGSGGSGGSGGSGGSGGSGGSGGSGGSGGSGGSGGSGGSVVRVVRAVRAVRAVRAVRAVRVVRVVRVVRVVRVVRAVRVVRVVPVVRVVPVVRVVRVVRVVRVVRAVRAVRAVPVVPVVPVVPVVPVVPVVPVVPVVPVVPVVPVVPVVQAVVQAAVQVVSQRPLLPPLTSKRIPWISLKSRFGLGENIWQ; this is encoded by the coding sequence ATGAAATTTCGATGGAGATCCGAAGAGGGAGCATCAGCAGTTGAATATGCTGTGCTTCTGGCCTTGATAATCTTAGTAGCAATGCTTTCCATTACAAACCTTGGAACCAAGGTATCCAATACCTACGAGCCGTTGGCGAATGCCCTGCCCGGAGATGGGGGAGGTTCTGGAGGTTCTGGAGGTTCTGGAGGTTCTGGAGGTTCTGGAGGTTCTGGCGGTTCTGGCGGTTCTGGCGGTTCCGGTGGTTCCGGTGGTTCCGGTGGTTCCGGTGGTTCCGGTGGTTCCGGTGGTTCCGGTGGTTCGGGTGGTTCGGGTGGTTCGGGTGGTTCCGGTGGTTCCGGTGGTTCGGTGGTTCGGGTGGTTCGGGCGGTTCGGGCGGTTCGGGCGGTTCGGGCGGTTCGGGCGGTTCGGGTGGTTCGGGTGGTTCGGGTGGTTCGGGTGGTTCGGGTGGTTCGGGCGGTTCGGGTGGTTCGGGTGGTTCCGGTGGTTCGGGTGGTTCCGGTGGTTCGGGTGGTTCGGGTGGTTCGGGTGGTTCGGGTGGTTCGGGCGGTTCGGGCGGTTCGGGCGGTTCCGGTGGTTCCGGTGGTTCCGGTGGTTCCGGTGGTTCCGGTGGTTCCGGTGGTTCCGGTGGTTCCGGTGGTTCCGGTGGTTCCGGTGGTTCCGGTGGTTCCGGTGGTTCAGGCGGTGGTTCAGGCGGCGGTTCAGGTGGTAAGCCAACGGCCATTGCTTCCTCCACTTACCAGCAAACGGATACCGTGGATCAGTCTCAAGTCCCGATTCGGTCTTGGGGAGAATATCTGGCAGTGA
- a CDS encoding dodecin produces the protein MPYGKGRTYKKVEVIGVSSAGIEEAIQQAVTKAQKSLEKLSWFEVEEVRGHIGDDGKVSEYQVIIKVAFELK, from the coding sequence ATGCCTTACGGAAAGGGCCGGACCTACAAAAAAGTCGAAGTAATTGGGGTATCCAGCGCAGGAATCGAAGAGGCCATTCAACAGGCTGTAACCAAGGCACAGAAATCCTTAGAAAAACTTTCCTGGTTTGAGGTTGAGGAAGTTCGCGGTCATATTGGTGATGACGGCAAAGTCAGTGAGTATCAGGTTATCATCAAGGTTGCCTTTGAGCTGAAGTAG
- a CDS encoding NAD(P)H-dependent oxidoreductase encodes MTTKKILFLCGSPRHKRSASLCTAKYLARFLDYDYEFVDVVKARLSTDPSKPEPSFLKIVEKMQTADAIVWTFGAWLLFVPVQMQYLLDKLFTQGYDFSGKVAAAVMTSVHVHDDFILDRVRFVSEQLGLGYVGDVSAVGNPFFGYEDEEVTEDSCRILAGQLNHTLADGYLPARHYPPVERRYLSSTHRGPGFTVDDPPVPKTGDKTILVLTGNRLSEDSANASVIESIRRYSRNSVEVIELQDRQVGPCVGCYLCDFHEDGVCVLKDEYETIKQHLHQVDGIVFVGTCVSGMVDCHLKAFLDRCWGFAHRPSLKGKYGFVIATGGGPLEAEAAWYLRNVLNKFGPCCIAALTQRAENAPIFTATVRRTVEDLDRALDEKWQIADRFGTRGATWTFRDLAATSGMVLRADYEFHKEHRMFDAPSPGGVNMLMRLLFRSEKLKQLMVAKNQARIAKARGKRLDAYLRRGRLGKGEETSS; translated from the coding sequence ATGACGACGAAGAAAATACTCTTTCTATGCGGCAGCCCCCGCCACAAACGAAGCGCCAGCCTGTGTACGGCGAAGTACCTGGCCCGTTTCCTCGATTACGACTACGAATTTGTAGACGTGGTCAAGGCCAGGCTGTCCACCGATCCCAGTAAACCCGAGCCATCCTTCTTAAAGATCGTAGAAAAGATGCAGACGGCCGACGCCATCGTCTGGACCTTCGGCGCATGGCTTTTGTTCGTTCCGGTGCAGATGCAGTATCTTCTCGACAAGCTGTTTACCCAGGGATATGACTTCAGCGGAAAAGTCGCGGCGGCAGTGATGACCTCGGTTCATGTTCACGACGATTTCATCCTCGACCGGGTGCGCTTTGTTAGCGAGCAGTTGGGCTTGGGCTATGTCGGGGATGTGTCTGCCGTGGGCAATCCCTTCTTTGGCTACGAGGACGAGGAAGTGACGGAGGACAGTTGCCGTATTCTGGCCGGACAGCTCAACCACACGCTGGCCGACGGGTACTTGCCCGCCAGACATTATCCGCCGGTTGAGCGCAGGTATCTTTCCTCCACGCACCGGGGTCCAGGATTTACAGTGGACGATCCACCAGTGCCGAAAACCGGCGATAAGACGATCCTGGTCCTCACCGGCAATCGCCTGTCGGAAGACTCGGCCAATGCCTCGGTCATAGAATCTATTCGCCGCTATTCCCGGAACAGCGTTGAGGTGATTGAGCTACAGGACCGTCAGGTTGGCCCCTGCGTAGGATGTTACCTTTGCGACTTTCACGAGGATGGAGTCTGTGTTCTTAAGGACGAATACGAGACGATCAAGCAGCACCTGCACCAGGTTGATGGCATCGTTTTTGTCGGCACCTGTGTCTCCGGGATGGTGGACTGTCACCTGAAGGCTTTTCTCGACCGCTGTTGGGGCTTCGCCCATCGCCCCTCGCTGAAGGGCAAGTATGGCTTCGTAATTGCTACTGGCGGCGGGCCGCTGGAAGCAGAGGCCGCTTGGTACCTGCGGAATGTCCTGAACAAATTCGGCCCGTGTTGCATCGCCGCCCTGACTCAACGCGCGGAAAACGCCCCTATCTTTACCGCCACCGTGCGCCGGACGGTTGAAGACCTGGACCGGGCGCTCGACGAGAAATGGCAGATTGCTGACCGATTTGGCACCCGTGGCGCCACCTGGACGTTCCGCGATTTGGCAGCCACAAGCGGGATGGTACTCCGGGCGGACTACGAGTTCCACAAAGAGCACCGGATGTTTGATGCCCCATCTCCAGGTGGCGTGAACATGCTTATGAGGCTGCTCTTCAGGAGTGAGAAACTGAAACAATTGATGGTGGCGAAGAATCAAGCGCGGATCGCAAAAGCGCGTGGAAAACGCCTGGACGCATACCTTCGACGTGGCCGATTGGGAAAAGGGGAAGAAACTTCAAGCTGA